GCTGAACGGCCAAGGGGGCGTCATCCGGAGAGGTAAGGCCCcgttattactattattttttattcttaccGGAGGCTCGACACGACGAGACAGCGGcggcagacagacaaacaggcgGGAGCTTCCCTCTCTTGTCTCCTGTCAACCGCTTCCCCGCCTGTTTAAACACTAACACACTGTGGTACACGCGCACAGACGCGCAGACTGTCACTCAACACACACCGggttgttttcatcagtcaCTCGACATGGCTTTGAATCTTACTGAGAGAAATTAAACCAAGTGTCGAGAATAACATATAATAACTTGagatttattaaatataaacgCACTATGTACAGAGAAATGTGTATTtgacatatatatacacacacacacacacctcattgtCACACAGTATTGTTAAAGCAGTGCCTACAGGTTTGTcttcaaacaggaagtgtctgTTGTAATGcagactgactgacagcttCCCTTTGTTGCCgtaaaacaaactattttaatattaatcagatcataaaattattattaggataagataagataaattcAGTTATTGTTCTACTCATTGTGGACgatcttgttttttattctgtaattaATTCAAATAGGAAAACACGGGAAATATGATGTATTAATATTTTTCCCAATGAGCCTATTTATGCTATAATCTTATATTTCTAGTGACCGAACAAATAGAAGACTTTAAAGTCTATAATGATGTAAAAGAAAGAGATATAGCCTATCATCATGATATCCTCCCTTTATTGTGTAATGaatgtaaatagaaaaacacaggcATTACTAATGTATAGCCCAATTAGCCTGTTTAAATAATCCTATAGTTTTACTAACCtatagaaaataagaaaaacaaataccagTCTATTAAGTAATTTATAATGTCAAAAAAGGGGACTATATCATAATTAAATTATAGGTGTATAAGGTTTATTGTCACAATAAATGTAAttctataaataaattatagatAAACTTTAACATGGTGGCCTGTGGTTAATATAGATGAGATTTGCCTGAAACTAAAAATGCAATATTAATTCAGCTGTCGTCTGCATTTATCAGGTGTTTGATTCCTCCTGCAAAATGCCACTTAatatatgtgtgtttcattGAAGGCcttgtgtggtttgtgttgttattggtggtttgtgttgttatttcttggtttgtgttgtcattggtggtttgtgttgttatctgtggtttgtgttgtgaATGGCATCACAGGCCTGTGTGGTGCAGACCTGTAGAAGCTGGTGGTTTGtgtggcagcagctggaggtgtGAGCACGAAGCTGTGGACTCCAGGTGAAGCTGTGCACGTGTGACTCTCTCTCTGCAAACCTGCGCGTTACGCACCTGCCACTTTCCCTCTCGCGTGGCCGTGCATGGATGGATGTGCGTGTTGGCTCCATCAAAGCCAGCTCCTGTTCCTCCCgtctccccctttctccccGACACtatgtgtgtgcagctctcCGCGCAGAAGAGCAGGGGCTGAGTCCCGGGGTTTAATTTTTCATCGGCCCTGCCTAGGTGTTGGGGCTTTTCTCTCGGATTGACGCGGGAATCCCTGCGCTATCACTTTCGGTTAATGGTGCGCCATATTTGGCCCTGAGCTCAGCCGCTGCAACCATCACAACCAATAATCTTTGCTTTACCTCCCGCTCCCGTATCGATAGCTTCTCTCGCCTCGGGCGCACGCTTTGATATGTTAATGCGGAGCGGGGCCCCGGATTCAGCCGAGATCATATTAATGTTGTTCTTTCTGACTGCGGCTTTGGCGGCATGAATATTCACATAAcctttttcaaaagaaaaatcactcCGCTACTTAGGAGGAGtcgtctgtgtttttaatcaccccccttctctctctctctctaccctgcagcagcacatccaGCTGATCTGTGGGAGGCGCGCCCCCGCCACTACACGGCGTGCACGCGCCTCCCTCTTCTCTGTGAAGacatctcctcttcttcctctttttggaTTTGTAAACATTGTTGTTAAAAATTTGAGGAAAATGACATTTGGCCCGTgtctcctttttctttaattttcgCGGGAAACTTGTAAAAAAAAGGCGCTTGATTCCGCGTGTGATCCCGCCCGCCGCTCGCGCCGCAGCCCGAGGCTACTCTCCGCTGCTTAAATACCGTTATCGCCTCTGGGCCCGCGCGCTGCACCGACTGCTCTACCGGCAATAGCTCTTTTCGATCGCCCTTGGCAACGTAAAATACAAACTACTttgaatcaaaacatttttaggCGAATTAATATGATGTGAACCCGCGGCTTTCAGAGGCGCGCGCCCCTGTCAGAGCGCGTGAGGCTGACAGACAGGCCGGGCCCCGGTTTGTGTCACACGCAGACAGAGACGGacttcacacgcacacacagacacacacagagacacacacacacacacacacacgcacacaaaaagagagaaacacccTGTTCTTTATTTAGTGATGATCATTCTACTCTGCGTCCATTTCTATGAACACATGGAGGAAATCTGAAGTGGAAGCTACAGTTTGtctaataataatgtgactgaTATTATAGTATGGCTATAACTATAAGGTTttataaatgtcaaattattttcaGAACAATTAGTTGAGAAAGGATGgatgcctaaccctaaccctaaccctaaatctaaccctaaccctaattataattataaccctaaccctaatctaattataaccctaaccctattctaatcctaaaaccaagtctgaaccctcaaacatccctttgaaaaagtgaggactggccaaaatgtcctcactttccaaaaatgtccccactctgtagggtctatgcttaaaatggtcctcacaagtacagtacaggcacacacacacacacacacacacacacacactttaaccaATAGTATCCGTAGATTCCCTCGACTTGAAATTGTCCAGTCTTGACAGCCATGTCTGAAATACAACTCCCATCCTGCCTTGCACAAAGTGCTGCCCTCTGGACTACAGCAGCCTTTTGTCTCCGCGGCGTTATGATGTCACAGGCGCCAGGCGCTGTCCACGGTGCTGAACCTGGACCTTTAACACGCTACAGGCCCGactgcacttcctgtttccacaaaaaaaaaatctatttaccAGATTGTTCTgatttcagcagcagattaTGATACAGATAACACGCGGTCACACACGAGGTTTAGCTGTTGGCCAAATTGTCCACAATGCCCCGGGAAAGATAAGCCAATCCTCGCCTGCAGCGGCGTTCCACTCGGCCTAAATGGCGTCATTTTCTTCATTCCATCATATCCAGCACGCGGCCTAACAACAAAGCGACACACCCTGCTGTTAGATTTGATAATGAGGCAGATGAATAATAGAATATAGCCTACAGTACATCAGACGGAGAACCTTGCGTTTCGGCTGCTTGAGACGTTGGTTCGAGTGAAAGTTTAATAATAATAGGCCCGACTCAGAGCAGTCGATATATTCCAGGAGGATCCAGCGAGACTGGTTCAGATGCAATTAATAATGTGAAAGAGCCTTCACCATCACAGCCACGATCATTTATTCACACATCCAGGAGCCTCAAGTACACAATGAAATCAGCGTGGCGGTTGTTGGAAGGTGATTAAAGGGAGGTTTTGTTTCTGCCTCCCGGGATTCGAGCAGACAGTTCGTACATACAGACAAATATTGAGCTGGGACAGAATTACCAATATATGtacatagtaaaaaaaaaaaagaagaagtaatATTGAAGTAGTGAAAAGGAGGCGGATGAAGTGCTGCGAGGGAAAACGATCGATCGTGCCAAGGGAGGATTAAGGCTACTTGGtcatatgtatttttatggGCTGGGTGTACCTCTACACAATAATTACTGTCTTGACTTtagattaaaataatatttaaacataaatttTGTTTACAGCTATACACTGAGATGAGTGCAAggaaggcaaaaaaaaaaaaagaagctgtgaaGCGGAAAGCGATCACCGCTcgataaaaaacacatatttcttCTTTGGTTGATTTTGAATTTGGCAAATAAACTGGATGATGAAGTTCTGATGGACTGAGAAAAgatcaatttaataaaaacacacaattctACATTTACAAAATCTGTAAACAGTGTAAATTGAATTTGGGATTAAAATACTACTTCTAACATAAGAAAGGTGAATTACATAAGTGGAAGTAATTAAATAAAGTCTTTATCTACTATTAGATATTGCTTCACTTATGATGGCATTACTGCACCAATAACACGGACGAGAGATTTTTTTAATCCTCATATCAGGCCCGGATTCTTTAACATAAGAAGTGAGACCTAATGCAACAAGACAAAGGTGCAAAATCATGTCATGTGTTTGTACAGACTTCTGAACTGTTccatgtaaaaacaaattaacgTGTTTCAGTCGGTTTTTCGTGAAGCCCAAACTCCACATGTGAGGTCGAGGAGGATATGGTTTCATTTCGTGTATCCTCTGTGACTCAAGGCTTCTCAAGGTCTTTAAAGTCGACCACCTGCACTAAAAGTAAAGTGCTGTTGTaatgaaacacagcagcatcTCACCACATGTGACAATTATTGCAACACGAGGTATCCCACCAAAGAAAtagattgtttttaatgaatttggcttttttttaaacagcacgTTGGCTTCTTGTCTTACGCTTTGATAgagtaaaatgtattataagacgcagtagtagtagtagttgtagttgtagtagtagtagtagtagtatgtTGAGAGATACTTCACTTAGCATCTTTACAGAACTTGATGGGGTTGATGATACATACAGCATCCCGTCACAAAGTTTCGTGGTAGTAGTTCTTGCGTAATCCTGTTCTAACAAATGCACATGAAAACTTTaactataaatatacatataataatattttacatacaTGTGAAGGCGAGAGTGATTTAAAAGCGGATGGTTTGTAACATATGTTATGTTTAAACGTGAACAGTGGAATCCAAACCAGGAGCTTGTGGGCACGTTGTTCGCTcatttccttttaaatatacttttaaatCCATGTTACTAAATAAGCAAATATTTTcttggtcccccccccccacgaaTTTGCCCAAAGGTTGCTCAAAAGTCTGTGCACTGTGAAGACAATTATCAACACAGTAGAACTCACCAAAGGCCGGGTCAGCTGACATCCTGACCCCCCATTGAGccctgcagcttcacacagaggaagaaacgTGGTTTAAGTCAAGAGTTTCACCATTAATTCACAAAAAGTAGCGCGAGCTTGGAAACCTACAAGACCTGTCCACAgttctttgtttaaaatgttgcaGCAGTGATTATTAAGTTTCTTTCAGCTTCATGTTGGTTAATCTCATTGAAAAACACCTGTTTAAGTTATTTAAATTCCTATAAGACACTTGTAGACTTCACTGATGCTTTGATTGTGCAGCTCGAGCCATTTGCAATAATCCGATTTGAACAAGTTTAAAGATCCATTTTCTGCCTCATATGAAAACTGCCCTGAGATAACTTGTGTAACGATTTGCTGCTGAATCCTGTAAAGTACATTTCTAGCGACACTGCTGCTCTGGAGCCGTTTTGTAACaggtgtggttgttgttttgtgcGCAGGAGGGACGTGTGTGGTGAATCCTACAGATCTGTTCTGCTCGGTACCGGGTCGACTGTCCCTGCTCAGCTCCACCTCCAAGTACAAAGTCACCATCGCCGAGGTGAAAAGAAGACTGTCCCCGCCAGAGTGCCTCAACGCCTCCTTACTGGGCGGCATATTGCGCAGGTCagtacaaagacacacacacacacacacacacacacacacacacacacacacacacacacacacacacacacacacacacacacacacacacacacacacacacacacacacacacacacacacacacacacacacacacacacacacacacacacacacagaggggagaTCTGACTACAACCAGCATCCTTAATGGCTCTAAATGTAACTACAAAGATTGAAGATACTTAACTTATTTCTTAAAGACAAGTCAAACTGAGAGCATAGTTTTTAAAGCTCTTTGATTTCTGCTGGCTTGgactctttcctttttcttaatTTCAATTTATCGTAGCCTAATAGCTCCACATTAAAccatttgatcttttttctatttctaaaaTACGTCTTTGCAGCTTTTAAAGAATAATTTCTACCGTATCTACAAATACAAGAAGTTTCTCACTGGGAGTCCAGGCCGAAAACTTCCCCCTATACATGACTCACCCAGTATCATCCCAACGGAAAGAAAGATTGAATAATGcaaaataatacacaaacaAGCTATTAGCAACAACTTGCAGGAAAAAGTCCCaacaaaaaattatattaaacaataaaaaactaagtagaaactgtaaaaatgtcccTAATATTCTGTCCACCTCATGTATGCAGCCAAACTACTATCGAAATAGAACTAAACTATATGAATCTGACAGAATGGAGAttttaaaagggaaaagggTTATTTTTAAGCCTGAATCTGGCCGGCGAGTCTTTGTAGCCTAAAGATGAAACAGAGGGTTGTACAGTATCGCGCCTACAAAGACTATTGTAGGCGAACGCCGGGGCCCGGGTCTGCACGTGCCGCCGTGGCCCAGGGagccagagggaggagagaccAGGCCAGAGCACGTCAGGAtcagaggaaccagaggaaagCAAGAGTTGCCAGCGCTGTATTATTGATGAGGTGCGAGAGAAAGGGAAGGGGGGAAGAGGAGatagaaagagggagagagggcataaagggaaggggggaggaggaggagagagagagagagagagagaaggagaggatggCTGGTCCTACAAGATGAGATATaaacaaagaatgaaagaaaacgTGCAAATAGACAAAATAAATCACGTGTTTCGCAGAAATGCGTGAGAACTTGTATTTGTGTCATTTACCAAAGACGTTAAGACTCTAACCGacaataaatatacatgtatatgatATGAGCATCAGTTAAAAACCTTTTATATAgacatttatcttttattttaccacacatatatatataatatctgttGTTATCCTGCAGCCTTGTAGTGCTTTCATCGTTTTTCGTGTCTGCGCTTTTATTGTTGTATAATGGATTTGGGTATACATACTCTTTTTGAGCTCGACAACTTTTGTTTTGGGAACACGTCAAATAAAAACCATGATCGATTTCGACTATTAGATTTTTGAAAACCCACACAGCAGACGAACAGCTCTGTTTAAAGTTTTACTCAAAGTttaaggaagaaaagaaactaCAGGGACTACAGCTTCCAAAATAGATCTTCCTCACTGTGGGTATGGAAAAATGCTCAAACCATAAATGAAGGAACTCCTGGGAACCAGTGACCACATCTATGTATAAAGGAAGCATATTTCACACGTAATGAGTTGACATGTTCTGATTCGATGCTCTTTGATTTCCTGATTAATTTCACAGCTTTgtcaaagcaaagaaaaaatctACATTCTTCCCTCGTTACGTGCAAGACTTTAATTAAACACACGTTTCTTTGTAGAAGAAGGAGGCCACAGGATTTTCATCTGCTGGTGATGTGTGATCCAAATATTCAAGTCCTTTGATGATTTGTGGGATATGTGATGTAAAGTTATTTCCTCTCCCGCAGAGCAAAGTCTAAGAACGGAGGCAGGTGTCTTCGGGAGAAGTTAGACCGTCTGGGCCTCAACCTGCCGGCAGGACGGAGGAAAGCTGCCAACGTCACACTGCTCACCTCCCTGGTGGAAGGTGAGGCACAAACACATTCCCCCCCCTCCTAAAAAAACTGTTATAGTCTCACATGCCCGTCtcatcagtattatttttttaatgtgttcaGGTGAGGCGCTCCACCTGGCGAGGGACTTTGGCTACACCTGCGAGACAGAGTTTCCCAGCAAGGCGGTGGGGGAGCATTTGGCGAGGCAGCACAGTGAGCCGAAAGAAACCAGCGCGCGCAAGAAAATGGTTCTGGCAACGAAGTAAGAGCTCGCACGCGCTCAGACACGcactgacattcacacacagacacacaaacacgtgaatTAACTGGAAAAGGAAGGAGGCATCCTGAAAACTGTCTATGACTTAAACTGTAATCGGCAAgatgcagtttattttattcctcATCTGTCCTGATGTCAGCGTTTTACTAGCATGGCGACGATGGATGCTTCAGTTTAGCCTTTGGATAAAATGTCTGTAAGTTCCAGATGTGCAAATGATTGATCTCATCACTAACCAGCCGTCTTGAGGGAATTCTGTGATAGAAAGagttaaatctgttttaaaaggAAATCAGTGGTTGCATTGCTTCTGCCTGAGTCGAGCAAATGAGAAACTACAATCAAGGTTAAGAAGCAATGAATGGAAACGTTACtaaacacattatatattagttttttgttcaaaaacacttttcatgCATTAAACATGTAAATTGTGGGATAAGCACGACTGCACATTGAGAACTGAACATGCTGAGGGGAATCCGCTCCCACTCATTTCTCACTAAGCTGAACAGCAATGATTTCAAAGGCAGAATAAAAGTAATACAATCCAAACCCAGTCTGGAGAAATGTGTGAAACACAACGTTGTCTCTGCTTGTGCAACGTCGTGTTTTTATGGATCGACACTGAACTCGTCTTGCTCATGTAGCGTCTGCTCAGAggaaatattgtttgtgtggGCTGATGCAAAACCATGAGGATGGgtacgagaaaaaaaaaaaaaagagagaaattgcGACAGTTGTGCTGGAGACAGATGGTaaaccctccctccctccctccgtctgtccAACAGGCAAATCTGTAAGGAGTTCCAGGACTTATTGAGCCAAGACCGCTCTCCTCTGGGCTCGTCCAGACCGACCCCCATCCTGGACATGGACATCCAGAGACACCTCACACACTTCAGGTAACACACACGCTGACTAATAACGCACCCTAATAATAATCTCGACTCACTCTCTGCCATTCAAACCGAGCGGGGACGTGTTTCCGTGCAGACGCTGTCTCTCTCCGTTCTGGCCCTGACCTCTTTGCCATTTCCGAAAATGTGCAGCTGTGCAGTTTTGTTGTTTGGCAGCggcaacagaggaggaggcagcagcagcggcttgTTAGCAGAAATGTCACATCTATGGCGTCAGCCTTCTGCAGAATGTACAGAGTCTCATCGAGTGTCCGAAGGGAAAATATCCAGTTTTCAGATATGAGCTCGGTTGTGTAAACACAGATGTGAGGGAGTGGACGACAACAGGTCCGGTTTGAAAAGGTGACCTGAGATTTCATTTCCCCCAGTGAGCTTGTATTTGACTGGGAGGTCAACTTctttaataatacatattaGTGGTGTACAAACTATTTTTGAGCTcatcaaatttagttttttgaatGTCAGATAAAAAGATGGTTAATTATGACTTTGATGGCTATAAATACCCAGTTTAGTTTTTGAAAACCCATACAGCTGTTATATGTTATAAAACCAGTGTATAAAACATCTGTATCCGTATTATGGCTGCAACTAAACATGATTTTCATTTATAATTGTTCTGGCCTCATTAATGTAAAAAATTAGTGCAATCAAAACCGTCCAAAGCTTCAAATATGAGGTTTGCTTAAAAAAGTTGTGAGTACATGGggagatttttttccccccaacaaTTAACTTAATCAATTACCTGAGCAATCGTTTTTAGCACTAATCTATATATTATTGGTTCAAACTTAACAATATTCAAGCTTAGAATTTACTAGAACAGTGAGTATTCAGTGTTCCCCCCCCATGTGTTATTATGGAAACAGGGTGGAAAACAGCACTTAGACCATCAGAGGACATTAAAACTCTTCTCTGAAAGGGGTTAGTCCGACCAAAGAAACTCTTTCAGGAGGATTAGAAGCTGCACaatgcagggaggaggaggggggggtgcagtGTACAGAGAAGTCAAAGCAAACCTGCATCACCCCGAACGTACCACTGATGTACTGACTTTTATTTGCACCCAAATGGAACAGAGGCTTTAAGTTTGTCCTCACGGTGAATCTCTGATCCTCTCTCCTGACAGTCTGATCACTCACGGGTTCGGCACGCCGGCGGTCTGTGCGGCTCTCAGCACCTTCCAGACGGTCCTGAGCGAGATGCTCAACTACCTGGACAAGAACTCGAGCGGGAAGACGGGCGGACCCAACGACCAGCAGATCAACAGCAGCTCAGAAAAGACGCAGCTCCGGAAAACAGCCGAGCCCCAGAGCAAAGAcgggaaaacagaaaagactgAGTAGCCCCCCATCCACCTGGTCCCCGTGCCTTGGAGCGCTGCAtttaggagtgtgtgtttgtacgagtgtgagtgtgtgtgtgtgtgtgtgtgtgtgtgtactcagaaAGGATTTGTTAATTCCCAGGCATTACTGTGTCTTCATTGGGAcaattcatatttattgttatttatttaccttGTGTTGAAATGCAACACGAACCGGAAGTGTCCCAGATAAGACATcctctgtaagtgtgtgtgtgtgtgtgtgtgtgtgtgtgtgtgtgtgtgtgtgtgtgtgttatgacaAGGGGAGCCTCGCCATGGAGACGGCTGTGACTCATCCaagacatttttgtttatttattatttggaaaaacaggaagtaaacatGGACATACTGACGTCAGTGTTTTCCAGGACAGGGgttgtaccacacacacacacagagagacacacacactaaagggTTTGGGGACAATTTGATCCCAATTCACTTGATTTTctgcagaaatacaaaaacCGAATCACTTTTCTATTCTCTGACGCTTcatttttatctgttttgtATTAAATTATCCAAGAAATGTCTGACATCAACCACACAAGTCCCAGTTTTGCTTCAATTGAAATTGTTTTTCACCTTCCAAACAAAAAACGGACCCTGACCCgaaccaggacacacacacacacccggtCGTGCAAACCCCTCCTGtaccttgacacacacacatttttctttatcatttctACGCTCTACAATCAGTGCCATAGCAACCAGTGTGTTTACCATGTGGacgacagagaagaggagactgTAATGCCACTGCCTGGGGTGGGATACACttctgcgtgtgcgtgtgtgtgtgtgtgtgtgtgtgtgtgtgcgtgcgagtgtgtgtttgtgtgtgtgtgacagagatcAAGTGAGTGAAAgccagacaggagagagagaagggtcCAACTCAGCCATTTTGTAAAAGGTGACTCTGCGGTTGCCGTTGTTTCTCTTCCCTGTGCATGTCTATCTTTGTACACTCCCCAGACCGCAAGTTCAGCCGCCACGAGCTCCGACCGACTCGCCCATGAACATTtgtaaagatatatataaatatttaaattacttttcttGTAGGATTTTAACTATATACATGTGTTAAAATCCCTACCTTCTCAAATGCTGGTGTTCAATAAAGACAGTTGCTACGTGTTCTAATATTTGCTCTGGCTCTCTGAGATGtgctgcatcacacacacacacacacacacacacacacacacacacacacacacacacacacacacacacacacacacacacacacacacacacacacacacacacacaatataaacatatacagAGTAGGTAACAGAGCAAGTGAAGActaaagagaagcagcagcgaTCAAAGCCGTCGAGTGTGACTTATCCATACGAGTTCACAGTgttgaaattataaaaaagtCAGGGTTCCTCTCTAATGTTGTGCGAGGAGCCTCATACCTACAGGAAAGTTCAAACGCCTCCTTTGTGCGCacgagcatgtgtgtgtgttttttcttcta
This window of the Hippoglossus stenolepis isolate QCI-W04-F060 chromosome 20, HSTE1.2, whole genome shotgun sequence genome carries:
- the tfap2d gene encoding transcription factor AP-2-delta, whose protein sequence is MSATFPGLVHDAEIRHDGSNSYRLMQLGCLESVANSSVAYSSSSPLTYPAPAGTEFASPYFSANHQYTPLHHQSFHYEFQHSHPAVAPEAYGLNSLHSGQYYQQLHHGEPADFINLHSARSALKSSCLDEQQRRELGCLDAYRRHDLSLMTSHGSQAYGMHHPDQRLLPAAGLGLPPAGGDDLQGSVEAQCGLVLNGQGGVIRRGGTCVVNPTDLFCSVPGRLSLLSSTSKYKVTIAEVKRRLSPPECLNASLLGGILRRAKSKNGGRCLREKLDRLGLNLPAGRRKAANVTLLTSLVEGEALHLARDFGYTCETEFPSKAVGEHLARQHSEPKETSARKKMVLATKQICKEFQDLLSQDRSPLGSSRPTPILDMDIQRHLTHFSLITHGFGTPAVCAALSTFQTVLSEMLNYLDKNSSGKTGGPNDQQINSSSEKTQLRKTAEPQSKDGKTEKTE